One Ostrea edulis chromosome 6, xbOstEdul1.1, whole genome shotgun sequence genomic window, taaaacatgaatgaaaacatgaatatcagcaatatttgtctattcatttcaaatatcattgcctagctgagtagctcagtaggttagcacatcgactgctgaactgtagatcgcggatTCGAGTCCAGCAAGAGTTTTAAACTTCTGTTATTGTTGCATATATCCTCCTCTTTTCaaccatatcaaatttctatgATGTAGCCTCCTTAAATAATGTGATCTATACCTATGATCTTTTCACACCGAAATCAAATTCCAGCATTCTTTTCTCCTCAACCATCTCTGTTACAAATACTAAAATTATAAAGCTGTGATCTTAACCTATATGATCTTCTTGGACCAAAAACTTCAAAAGGGATTATCTTCTACTCAGCCGGAATGAGGCTAAAAACGTAGATTGTTACTTTGCATTGTTCACAACAATTTCCATTTACACTAAATGACTGCGACCATGATTTACAACCTTTTGACCCAGAACACAATAAGGATCTTGTATCAAATACGAGACCCAAATCTGAAATATCACTCCTTATTTGGTGTCTATCACATTGTTCCAGATGCATACACAGGTAAGCTAGCATATCCTCTGCATGTACTGTGAGGAGATATTTAAATGCATCGTTGATCCAAAACATTCACAGGGTGATGTTGCAGCGACTCTTTTAATAtgacaaatatttaatatttcctGGTGTTGATTAATTTTCTGCATATATGACCCAATCTCAACTATTTCCAATGCCTATTCAAGAGTCATAAATGTTTCTTCTAATATAATCTGCTATAGAGCAAAGCTAGAAATACAAATCAGTGTTGGCTATGATCACCTCAGcacacatcaaaatatttgaaCTATTTCTTCTGAGTCTCTGCAGCTTTATCAACTTGTACAGCTTCTTTCAGCTCTCGCTGTAATTTCTCGTTCTGCATGACAACATGGCTTTGCCACTTAGCAATGGTATTTGGTTCTTCCTGAGAAATTCTCTTCACAAGTGCCGACAAGCTTTTCTCATTCAAGGATACTGTAAAAGGTACTTGTGTCTTAGCTTTCCGTGGCTGAAGCATCCAAAAGAGGACATTCAGTTCTGCATGTTCCATCACAAACGCCTCAAAATCAATGGCAGTTTGAGATAAAATCAAGGCAGTCAGAATTGTGTGATGAAATATATACCAACCGCCTTTCAAAGGGTATAAAAATCCTTCCATTTCATGTGTGTTTAACAAACCTTCAATTTCCTCCTTGTTCTTTGCACTGCAACCCATTTTACTACAAAGATCAACATACTTTGACTCTCTAGTTGTAAAATCTTCCAGTGAAACTTTCCCACCATTGAGAGCAGCAAACGTAAGCAGGATGGCATAATCTTTGTCCTTGGGGCCAGTTGAATCTTTTCTAAGAAATGATATTCGCATTTTTAACGTATTTTCCAAACTGTCTGATAAAACATTGTCTACAGATGCAAACAAATGTCTGTTTGTGCTCAAAAGGTCAAAGAGCAGAGGAACCCCTACTCCACCCCTTACTTTTGCTTTCTTTGCCCAAGATTTTAAAGTATCCTCAGCAATTACTATTGTTGAACTGTTATCATGACGCTTATCTACCTTTTTCAAATTCTCTTCTTTCTTCTTCTGAGTAATTATAAATCTTTGATAGTTCAGGTGcttcttcaaaatttcaaatttttcatttctgtctACCGATTTCTCAGACAATTCAATCTGCAATTCTTTCCAAAAGAGAGGATGTTTTGACAACTTGTTGGAAAAATTTTTCCAGGTGGCATCATTGACTGTGCAAATTAATCGAAGTTTGCCATTATCAATACACCTTTTCAAACTTTCATATACTTCTTCATCTCTTTCAAGCAAAGATGGCAAATAAGCATACCGGTCCAATGCATCATCGAGCAACACAAAAGTAACAGTGTTATCATCAAGTTTACCATAAACTTCTTCAATAGACTTGCAAACTACAACATTGCACTTCTTGCCATTTAAGTTTGTACCTATCTTCTTGCTGAGAAGATTGACTGCGATGGAGGTCTTTCCTGATCCGTGTGGACCAATCAGCAGTAAACTTCCATGTACTTCAAACAACCCAACACATTTGGTGTATACTTTAGTTGGGTAGAAAACATTTGCCTTCAAATAATGGCAAGTCCTATGAAATTCTGAAAAAGAGCAAAGTAAAATTAAACAAGATGCCCATGACtaacattgctcacctgagcagcagttcctagcaataaacaagcctgagcaaaactaccattatacaagcagcttggttcagaaaaaaacttttcaaaggtaacaactaaaaattcatcaattatcaaacttaattattaatCTTGActataaattcattaattatcatatgctCTTGTAGGTGAGTATGACCtttcaaattaacaaatttcatccaaggccaattcaacttaattgatataTTATCCCCGCCCGCCCTTCAAAAATTGGTCCGCCccgaatgtttttattttgcgaaacttccgatttccggaatattttcatgtccgactccagtatttacacttcttgtttacatttccagtatAGGAACGTAAAAAGCCACAggaagaaaatagatctatatggttttcttaatttctcgcaTTCTTACAGatgtaaatcttgaagaagttatgcatatttctgttatatccttaaatcatttaataacttttaaagtgatgacttataaacgatgctgattggttgaaaaattcgtttgatttctctgtcaaaatttcgttcggagttcatctgcactaagcacgcgggactacttttctctggaatgcgtcttccccgttctaattttagcgctatttatagaacgggattttccacacatgcattatatataacgaaatgcatttgtttgatttttgtttttcattgctatcaaaaattagcacaactaaagatatgaataaaatacaaattaatttaaagaaacaacatacataggcgatgacgtggcagaatagtcaatttgatgacgtagaccacttactggtagaagtcCAGGGATTTTCCACACCATTTTGGGAATGGGGCCTGGGCCTTTAGAATTGGGAATATTAACACCATTTTGtccaaattgggaattttagaAATTCACAGTTTTACAACATGTTTCTTAAAATATGTGGGgttttttcaataaaaagatgAACATTTTCTCTTCATTCATAGAAGTTTTTCTTATCATAACATTCTGTTTATCATTGCAATCAGGGTTAAATGACACTTAAACCTATTTTCAATGATGCATGGACTGACGGAACACCAGCTTTCAAATTTCCAAGTGACCCTAGCTTCTAGTTCTCAGATGGTTCTTCTAAAATGTCAGGAAGAGAAAATAGACAGCATTTTCCCCATTTTACTTGCAATTCATGGCTAataatattgtgtatttatacttttgaatactagatggatttttttttcaattacagttgaattaaatttagatttaatcatggagtttcaattacatattgtattgctttgaaatttgacataaacAGCCTAaccatatataaattatttttcaaatcatgatctAGTTCATCATGAAACTCTTTGTGATACTATCTATGCCAATATACTTGTTCAATCAGTAGGAAAAGCACCAGGCTTGGgaagttatattttcatatctaataaaatcattttgtaaagtaaatatatctcAGTGATTCCGAAGGTCCGTCGGACATTGGCAAATGTCCGGTAATTTTTGTGTTGGTCCGatcaatatcagttgttggTAGGACCAAGTGTCcgataatccccccccccccccccccccccccaaatgaaatacatgattagataaactttcaatttttagcagcatgtcccaaaatttattctgttctttagtcattgcaaacagaaaacatgtttacgTTTCactcaaatatttatcaaactaGCAATCATCTTCAATTCCCCCGAGAGGGTGATAATACAATTGAGCAATATCCCGTGAAACTACAGACGTCTTTGAAGCGTTTGAATTAGGTAATAAATAACACATAAAATAAAGCGTTTAAACTATATTCTGGTCAAGAAGTACTTGAACAACATGCAGCATGGGCACATTTGATTGAACAATTTGCACTCGAGTTACACGAATTGCTCGAGTTTTAAAAAACACGTGTATTTCATAACACTGGTGTTGAACACGGGTTGGAAGTTTACTCCACTGACGAATCTGAAGTGAAATGCTTGGGCTAATAAAGTACGTCGTCGATGCCATTCTGGGccagaaagtttaaatttatatgaaagcttcctgacattttgttaaaatcatggcccccaggggtagggtagggcgacaataggggatcaaaggtttacatggcaatatataaggaacatctttaaaaatcttctcaagaaccactgggccagaaagttcaaatttacatgaaattttaagcttcctgatatagtgtaaattcaagtttgtcaaaaccatggccccccaagggtagagtggggccacaataggggattactttgcatataaaatttttgtctggtaaaatgtgatttggtccagtaatatctcgaccattactggaccaaatgtcCAGTAAGTACCAGAAGACCTTGGGAAGCACTGATATCTCTAAATGTACATATgttaatattaatgataaaagtAAGCTAAATTTCAACTAATGCTGCTTTATacaatgcagcatacaataTCGCAATTTCTGGTGCTTAGACTCTCCAAACGAAGTGTGCTGCTTCAATGATTAAAACAATGATTTTCACACAAAGTACACTGAAAatacattctaaatatatatgatatttaccTAATAACTCTCAGATAGATTAAGGAAGTGGGTACAATAAGTGAAGCAACAATATAGCACgtattaatcaaagaaaaaaatggaggaaattcggatTTATCGAACAGTTGCCGATATTTCTGGAGTGTTTTATAAAATGAACTATGATGGTAGTGCTGCTGAATTATATTGAATCATTCCACTTTCCCCATGACAATATTGCAAAACAAGACAATTTTATTTGACTTGACAAATTTTGTTGAcaa contains:
- the LOC125647916 gene encoding uncharacterized protein LOC125647916 isoform X1 produces the protein MFKYLPADTCPLNENDWNKRKSKSNCTGSSTYHCIPNDKQVPGEICLLSSWVQPNFCPVYNLNAGEIDLVPCDLQRGICSSTDFLSHEVYRYPGCLNVTQKGDVEYTYKTSGRDPAPSGSGSLPILPLIVGGVSFVCILVVIVCVCWLCRRSGNGSGKKKNDVEMQQPLVETFPKEFHRTCHYLKANVFYPTKVYTKCVGLFEVHGSLLLIGPHGSGKTSIAVNLLSKKIGTNLNGKKCNVVVCKSIEEVYGKLDDNTVTFVLLDDALDRYAYLPSLLERDEEVYESLKRCIDNGKLRLICTVNDATWKNFSNKLSKHPLFWKELQIELSEKSVDRNEKFEILKKHLNYQRFIITQKKKEENLKKVDKRHDNSSTIVIAEDTLKSWAKKAKVRGGVGVPLLFDLLSTNRHLFASVDNVLSDSLENTLKMRISFLRKDSTGPKDKDYAILLTFAALNGGKVSLEDFTTRESKYVDLCSKMGCSAKNKEEIEGLLNTHEMEGFLYPLKGGWYIFHHTILTALILSQTAIDFEAFVMEHAELNVLFWMLQPRKAKTQVPFTVSLNEKSLSALVKRISQEEPNTIAKWQSHVVMQNEKLQRELKEAVQVDKAAETQKK
- the LOC125647916 gene encoding uncharacterized protein LOC125647916 isoform X2 encodes the protein MFKYLPADTCPLNENDWNKRKSKSNCTGSSTYHCIPNDKQVPGEICLLSSWVQPNFCPVYNLNAGEIDLVPCDLQRGICSSTDFLSHEVYRYPGCLNVTQKGDPAPSGSGSLPILPLIVGGVSFVCILVVIVCVCWLCRRSGNGSGKKKNDVEMQQPLVETFPKEFHRTCHYLKANVFYPTKVYTKCVGLFEVHGSLLLIGPHGSGKTSIAVNLLSKKIGTNLNGKKCNVVVCKSIEEVYGKLDDNTVTFVLLDDALDRYAYLPSLLERDEEVYESLKRCIDNGKLRLICTVNDATWKNFSNKLSKHPLFWKELQIELSEKSVDRNEKFEILKKHLNYQRFIITQKKKEENLKKVDKRHDNSSTIVIAEDTLKSWAKKAKVRGGVGVPLLFDLLSTNRHLFASVDNVLSDSLENTLKMRISFLRKDSTGPKDKDYAILLTFAALNGGKVSLEDFTTRESKYVDLCSKMGCSAKNKEEIEGLLNTHEMEGFLYPLKGGWYIFHHTILTALILSQTAIDFEAFVMEHAELNVLFWMLQPRKAKTQVPFTVSLNEKSLSALVKRISQEEPNTIAKWQSHVVMQNEKLQRELKEAVQVDKAAETQKK